From Epinephelus lanceolatus isolate andai-2023 chromosome 23, ASM4190304v1, whole genome shotgun sequence:
AGTGAGTGTGTACCTGGCGTTGGTCCCAGCAGGGAACAGGTTGACAGCTTTGATGAGCAGCTGGAGGTCCTCCTCGTTCCAGCCCTTCccccctgctcctcctcctccgctggcCTGCTCAGCACTGCGAGCCGCCTGCCTCATCTGGACCTCAGCCTCCTTCTCCCTCTGCAGCTGGGCGTTCACCTCCTGCACCTGAGGGGAGGGACACCAACATGTTTGTAGGACATCATCGACTAACACGCATTCTCCTGGTGGTCTCTGCCGTCTATCTCCTCTGAAATGCcacaaaaaatctttaaaaacaaaagtgcctTTTTACCTGCTTCTCCACGGCTGCCTTACTGTCCTCTTTTGATCCTGACGCCAGGACCTCATTCAGGGACTGCAGACTGGAAACACACAAGCACCATAAAACACTATTATACATCTCCTCAGGGCTGTTTCCTGAGAGCATTGTAAGGCAGGGATGATCTCAGCTTATATAATGACAACAGGACTAGGATCATCTTAGATTGAATGTGCCCAAGAGCATTAAAATTCATCCAAGCAACGATCCTGTAGTTGACTGTACCTCGTCAGCTCCAGACGATCACAGAGCTTCTCCACTTCCTCCATCATTTTCACACTGTCAGCTTCATTGTCAGCAAAATAATTCCAGTTCTGAGGAGTGAGCAAAGAcgtggagacagaaaaacactgatataaGCTCTATGACTGATGCAGCTCTCAAGTGTCAGAGGTACTTGAGGTTTGAGACTATCAAAGAGCTTGGATGAAGATGAACCTTGCAGGTAGTCCTGAGTTTCTGCCTCTCCTTCTTGATGGCCTTCTTCTGgatctccttctctttcttggCCTGCTGGGCTGCCTGCttggcctcctcttcctccttctcccttGCCAAACGAGCTGCCTCCAGCTCAGCCTGCCGGGCCTGTAAAACACAGGAGACCGGCTGCTGAGTTTTTGCCAAACTGACGACATCATTTCAAAAGCAAACTTAAGTCACCATAATCGAACCTCTGACCTATCAGGGGCATGACGTCTGTAGTTGACGGTAGGTTAGGCAGGTTATAGCAGCTGTTAAAGACCGTttacactgctgacattttaacAACCTTAGTGACGACTTCATTCTTTTTAGGTGTATTTCTATTAGCTACATGTCCAAAAAAGATCATACAGGGTGAAATATTATATCGGCTACCTTGAGGTATCTCCATTTGTATGCTCTTCAGACACTTTTACATTTCTTACAGCCTGTCAGGTATATCACAGTTAGAGCCAAATCAACAGGGAATGTATTTACtacacttttacacacacaagttcacaacacacatcacattGCAGTGACATCAAGAGGATCTTCGGCTTTTCATTCCCAAAAGGGGCGTGGCCTAGACGTTTTGACCTCTTTACTGTGGCTCCACCCCCCGCTACTGCACAGATGGCAGTGGCACTATCCTAGATATTCTGGCTCAACTGTTTTACAATATGAGTGTACGTTCACACCAACAGCGACCAGAgtggaagtcattcattttcaatgagagcccggCGACTTGGGCAACCTGGTTGTCAGCCAAAGCGACCAGAGCGGGTCCAGGGGAGAGTTAAAACTCGTTTAACattatggtaatgagctctgacgcaGTTCGGTGGCTACCGGTCGGAATGCTGACGTGCTTCGATGaagcgggtcccagagaacaagccatgtaactttgaatcctacagcacacttgttcccAGAGTGGATATCGAGAAGTTTATTACTTGCGTTCTACCCACTCAGTCataatgtgtcgctgttcggttacagagaccaaaataaaaagaaagaggcGTGGGACCGCGTCGCagaggtagttggttggtctggtgagttataaagtgtgtaatgttagtaatagaggagagaataGCAGGCTAATGTTGGGacgtagcatgcaagtcttccttgcttggtttgaatgggatgacatacgttttctgttttcattgaccaaacataactttctgtaggccaactatgagctttttgactggacaacagcaactacgctgctttcaCGCCAGCAGTTCGCTTTgtggctcctttaaattgacaagcacgatcGAACGTTCACtgattcacgtgatgagcgactagagcgaccaaagctgccacaaatatttttgacaatcATGCTTCTTGGGCGTCCATGACAGACTTTACCTCTTTGGAAGTTTctggtgtgaacgtacagtaagTGGAGACGTCTTGTCCATGTTTATACACAGTCTATCGTGTGTGTCCACAGCCTATCTTTTTCCTCTGTGCGATACAGCTCCTTTGTtccaaaaattattaaaaactgaaccacactgttgcacttggtgacatgttccttcattacaatgacacacactgtaatttatttgactcagtcccacatacaccgtcctgctgccccaaatactcagtagagcaccaaatgtggactAATCCgccgctgaaaatagtccccaacaaataaACTACttcctcctgtttgagtaacGTTTGCTAATAACTATAGTTTCAGGAAATTATTAaaccttttttaaatgaaattataTACTTCTCATGCTACAGTGTGTCTTAGTTGACAGATGCCAACAACAGCAGCGTCCATATGCCATGACCACAGCAAGAGCCCTTGAATTTGGAgacttttaaaattttattctGTCACCATCAGATTGAAAGGTAAAGATGGTGCTTACCGAGTTACCCACCACAGACATAGAGAATGGTCATGATGTTGTGTTTAGAATGACTGTAAATGAGACTTACTcgctccttctcctcctgctctctcttcttgGCTTCAGCTTTGGCCTTCTTCTCTGACTCCTTCCtggctttttcttcttctttgaattTCTTTATTCTAGGGTCACAGCTGTAGGCAGTATCTGCAGTGAGGCAATACAACACATCAGTCTCACTGATATTCAGCAGAGGGTTCCTGGACCATGCACCATATTATAGACTGTTTCATAAAATGAACATTGTTTTTATTCCTACATATTTAACAGCCTAATGTATCTTTATGATATTTCTAATGGCAGTGTGTGCTGGCTCTGAGAGACTGTACCAACTAGTGTTCGTATTCTGTtcatctcctccttcttcctctgaGCTCTGGAAGCTCGATTCTGCTTTTCAATCCATCTCCTCTCATCTCGGCTGCGACACAAACATGTCAGTCAGATACTGAAGTTACAACAGCGGATCTGAAATGTGTTTCAGTACAATGgactgctgtcacacacactaGCTTACCATTcagccttttctttttcctcttcgTCCAGGTATGAGAATTCCCTCCACGAATCAAAGTTGTACCTTTAACAGTGAGTAacatacacattaaaacactttCTTCTCCACTTTgctaaatgcttttttttctgttctgacACCAAATGATCACTCAAATTCTTCTAATCAAATTCATTTCTCACCAGggagcagcaaaaaaaaaaactcccccaCTTACCAAAAAGAGTAAAAATTATCGACTTCCTCAAAAGAGGAGTCCATGGTTCCAAGTTTGGGTACGTGCTTTTTGGTAGACCATCTGGCGTTTCTCTCGAAAACTGGAGCAAACACCTCTGTAAAGTTTTCTTTGCCTTCGCTCTTTGAAGGCACGGTGTTGTCAAAGGTTGGATCGACACTGTCGAAGGCTCTCCTCTTCACAGGGTCAGACAGGATTTCTATAGCTGAGGTCCGAACGATGACAGAGGAAACGATGAGTCAGTTCAGGGCCCTCCAGCAATAACACATTAGTGCTGATATGAATACGAGACAGTGTTATATACCTTTAGTTATACAGGTGAAGTAGTCGTTGTCTCCCTCTACAATCTGCTCTCCTGCAGCTTTCCTCTTGTCAGGATGGTGCTTCAACACAATCAATTTGTCTGTTGAGAAACGGCAGGGAGCGTGATCACAATAAGTCATTTCCACCAACTAGAGAAATGAATCATAAAGGAAtagttcatgtttttttaaaatggggTTGTAAGAGTTCTTATTAGGAGGTAGACCGATAGTGGATTTTTATAGGCTGATAAAAGGAAAGAACtaaataccaaaataaatatagaaatcTGGAACTGAGCATCAAACTACCTTCTTCATTCTCAGGGTACATAATGGTATTACCTTGACTTCATGTATGGAGCCTCCATGAAAAACAGTATTGGAGAAAGGCAGTATTTTCATtacatgtttttgaaatatgCATTTTAATTACTTTGAAGTATTTTGTAATTGGTATTTGACAgcgctggggaaaaaaaaaaaaaatcgcatGTAATTTTACACAACATACTTTGAAGTTGAATAATTTGGGattttcaaaatatttaaaatatgttctCTATGAttcattaaacataaaaaaacaaggtCAAAACCTAGTATATAAGTAGTAGGAAAGATTTAAGCAGCGTGTCACAAAGCTTGTGCAATCATGTTTTCATCATCTTAGAAATATTTCTAAAATACCATccagtttcatttttaaaaaacagacactTTTACATGCCTTCATCTCCTCACGCCTGTTTTACTGCAACAGCCTCGTGTCTTGCCTGAATCAAAAATCTATTATTCGACTCCAGACTGAACAAAATTCAGCTGCCAGGattttaaccagaaccaagagacgTGATAACATCACTCCAGTTTTAGCCTCTTCACACTGGCTTCCAGTATATGTTAAAATAGATTTAAAGATTTTACagattacttttaaggctcttcatggtctctcCCAGCTTAATATCACCAACCTCTTAGTACCAAACACACCAGAATGTACTTTGAGGTCCTCAggcagaggtcttttgtctgttccagaggtctagctgaaaactaaaggggacagagtgtttgctgtcagggccccgaggctctgaAACAATCTGCCCGAGGAAATCAGGTCGGccgagtcagtgatctcttttaagtcccttctAAAAACAGTTTTATCGGAGAGTCTTTCCTCACTTTACTTGAGTTTTGAGttcatttaaactgtcttttatttcctcagtttttgtatactagtgttttttttttatcaggtcttttaaaagttgttaatTTCATGTCTTGTCTACTTTAACtattgacatgtaaagcactctgtaactctgttttctttatcaataaagattattattatataactgGACcatgtccgacttcatcccgacttgctctgacgtattacaaaagtggatgGCGATAAAACCAtgagagcgaggcggccgcagtttttagagccaggcgctgcagttgctctccaccgactgcaccgcctggctctcacctgatctaacagctgattggttcagatgtcgactcaacaatatgacgttttagaaaaactattcatttttgtggatttttagagattaagattgtatttgtctgacctgaaggtttattgtgtgaacagaaaacatgttgtgtgactgatggtgaagtttagtcaccagagactaaatacattcatcataaactacaCAGAGTCCACTGTATATTGACACTGGACTTTgataattattgaagtatttagcaacacagagacttgtggtgagtgtggatgtgaggattcttaaaataacatcagatgtgaagccctgactgtatctgactgagccttaatgaaagctgttgtcttgtattttttttcctctgaaaatattaaccttatagtcaaacacagtttattcagcctgtgtagttgaggggacaggtcaaactgatatgatgctgatttacaggagaattcatatcaaacggaggataaaccatgaacataaactaaagatcacctgtaaagcattttgataaattaatctatcataattaaaacaactggagactgaaaacaaactgatatatgggtctgatcacttttttaatgaattgacatcattccagacaggatgttactgtgtctgtgacttcctgtacggactgaatgctgctggaaactgtcctACTTCACcgcggctttttgtcaccgccccccgctgcagccgcctgctctcgtctactttccaggcaaggcgcagttcatctcgaacgagcctaataTCAGGCTTCGAAGCCAATTTCACACAGTGGCCTAACGTGGAATTACACCTGCCTGTCACATGGTGCCATGGggccaaaaagacttttcccccttttcccttgaaaaaaaaaaaaaaatcagaactaACCCTTTAAGAGCAGGAGGAAGAAATATACTCACGGGCGGCTTTGATCTGTTTCTGTGTGGCTTTGTATCTCAAGTGTGGGAGCCCGAGGACAGCATAGTGATCTTGATTCTGACAAACAAGTAAGTAAAGAGTTCAAATAACAAGCTGATGTTCACAACCATATATTAGATTTTTAGAAATCTTTAAATAAACTCTACTAAATATGAAGGGTTACTACAACTACTGCGAACATATGTGTCCAGCTCAAGAAATACATATACTGaataaatatcacaaaaaagtgGTACAAGACTtttgggctgcaactaatgattattttcatgatttatttataattttttttggtCTATAGAATGTCAGGAAATAGCAAGAAATATCCACCACAGTCTCCCAGAACCGACTGTGTCCCCTTCAGATGCCTTCAATCCAACCATCAGTTCAGAACCCACTaaatttgagaagctggaaccacaGAGTTGTGCtaatttagtttttaaaaaatgacttaagtgataaacaaataaattataatagttgataaattttctgtcaatcaccAAATTGATTAATCATGTCAGCTCTACATGCAGGCATCCAAACAGCTTACAGTCTAAGATAATATTCTGATCTGATACCTTCCAGTCTTTGGGGTCAAGTGTTCGGAGCATCGGGTACTCCTCCAGCTGAAACTCCTcatcctctgactcctctgaggactcctcttcctcctccagctcctggaAGGAGGCAGATGGATTCCTGTTCCTCCTCTTCACGTAGGCCTCGAACCATCGACCTACAGGCTCCACCTGGATCTGCACAGAtgctgagaggagacagagaggtgagAAGACCTGCAATTCTGATATTAATATGGGACTATTTCTTTTTAGATAAATACATAAGGATCCCGTAAAAAGACAGTtccccccaaaatcaaaaacacatatttttcctcttcatgtagtgctatttattgaaCTACACCCACTAACTGTATCCCCAttcagaaggaagcgtgcatctactgctagttAACTTAGCACCaatgagctagctaatgtcacatctcagccaaggaggacaccatcaatagccatgtttccatcagcctgtttagatgcgcatctagaagtatcgcatcggaaaatttcgatggaaacgccaaaatttgaattaaaatcccctgattcgcacaaactaaaatatgttcgctttagccgggttttggttgatttgaaaaaatgctgatttgcaaaacgggggatggaaacagttatgttcgaattaagtctgaggtcgcagcgcacctctctccatggtgatatccacactctgggtcgggaaggcggtaatgcatttacaagctggttgccaaccgccagaaaacgtagaagaagaatacgagacttgttttgtttccggttctgcggaaaacttgcgcgagttcgtagttttcaccaaagtccatacatttaatggaaacacacaggattcgtatttcttttaatgcgcatttcccaatgattcaaatcacttttggatggaaacatagctaatgTTTACAGCTCGCgttgtcacaagcatgagcctccATGGgcagatgcacgcttccttctgcaccgTGACACGGTTGTTGGGTGTGGcttagtagaaagaaaatagttcctacatgaaactgttcacagcAAGGTcttagattatcttgagtaactgggtcgtGATTTCTGGAAACAGACATTGGTgtagagtttttcaaatgtattttcttggcACTCCGAGCGGCACAAACAGAGTcacatttagttccattatactgaagagagggcagacatctctatggctgatatctccaacactctgcaactcacaccaaaacaatctagactggtaaataacactacaggtaagaggaaaaatctaTCCCTTGTCATTTAAAGAATTGAGACTGAGATACGTATTGAGTGAGACATTTCACAGTTGAAATATAAAACCAATATGTACTATATTTTCAGAAAATATGATTGTATCTCCATTTCCAAGAAAAAGCACCTTGCTGAATTTACACTGTAAAGTGTCACTGTGGAGTTGGACGTTTAATTCTTCCTTTTAAAGGAAAAACTACAGTTATTTTTGTCCTCACTGAAAATGGTGTCAGGTGAGACTATCTGAAGGTACAACAACAGGTGTCCAGACATTATGTAACAGACCGGTAATTAATGGCTGACATGCAGACACATAAAAGTAGGCGAAATGTTAAACAAGTGAAAGTGTGTTAAATATCAAGAGCTGCCAAGTAGCAAGTGTTCAGCTAATGCCAAGTGCTCCAATAAATCACAGCAGCAAGTGGACCccagagtgggcagcagctcgGTTACATTatgaaacacagaaaattaAACCGTTGGAATAAACCGAGAAACAGCACAAGTTAATAACAATAAAGGGACTCTTACAATCTCTCTATTAGCTGACAATTAGCTAAGTCCTTACTGTCTGCTTTTTAGCTGCGTGCTAACCAGTATAGCAACAGTCTTCAGATATATAACATTGGTAGCTTAGCTAGCTACATTCCTGTAGCCGCCTTCACTGCTTACCGGCAGCGGCTGCAAAGACAACCGTCTCGTCGCCGTCCAGCGCTTCTAACAACATCTTAGAAGACTGGGCTACACGAACATTCAGGTGCCGAAATTATCAAGTGAAAGCTTTCTCAAGTGCTGAAGTTTGTGGCCCGCTCATTAACACACCACATGGGCCTCCCTGTCCAAGTGCCGACCGAAAACGAGCTGCGCTGTCACGCCGTTAACGCCTCCGTGTTGTGACTATGGTTCCTCACTATTGCAGTTCCGCAAAAAGCGTATCGTGAAGCAGCGCCTTTTCGCTGAAAACCCCCTGATATTAATTAGAAGTGTATCAAATTAAACAACTGTTTATGATAGAGAGTTTTTATTATATGAGTATTGTTTATCtggcaaaaatattttttttattggtggTACATCCTCAATAAACGTCCGACCTGTATTTCCGGTGACTGGCCGAAAGCGGCGGAAACGCAAAGCTGCTGTGTAATTGTACAGTTTAGCTACCGCAGCAGCTCGGTCTTTTTTGTCAGAAACAGTTTACTCCCACATTAAAAATGCCGGACTATTTGGGAGACGACCAAAGAAAGACTAAGGAAGATGAGAAGGATGACGGACCTATCAGAGGTATAtctaaaaattaaaagaaattctTTAAACAATCCAATTTCTTTGCTGAGAGAACATCGTCATTAgctacatagctaacgttagctctgcCCGTTCAATAAACTTCTACTTTTAAACACCCAGGCCACGATAACTGGTGTGCTTTGGTAAATGTAACATTTACGATGTTTGAAGTAAAAGCAATAAGGTTTAAATGTGTTGCCGCAATGTAAGTTAATAAGCCGCGTCCTCAGTTTGAAAACAGTGCTAGCGGCCCAATGACAATTTCAGAATGTAAactcattcatgttttttttttttcatcttcacAGCTTTGGATGAAGGGGACATTGCACTGCTGAAAACATATGTAAGTAAAGCCTTAGCAAAGCTTGCACCCGTTGAGACCCATGTGAAATTGGTCACATTTGCATCACTATTCATTTATATTTCTAATGTGGTGCTCGCTGTTTGTCGCCAGGGTCAAAGCACCTACTCCAGACAGATCAAACAAGTGGAAGATGACATCCAGCAGCTGCTCAAAAAGATTAACGAGCTGACAGGTGGGTGATGAAACCATAACTGCGCAAATATAAGACTACATGTGTTTGATAAGAGTGgagaatgtgttgctgtttCTCAGTAAATCACTGTCTTCAGATGTTGTGACTGGATGCTGGGCTCTGTTTGAAGTCCCTGTTGTATTATTTGTCTTTGACAGGCATTAAGGAGTCAGACACCGGCCTGGCTCCACCAGCACTGTGGGATCTggctgcagacaaacagactctgCAGAGTGAACAGCCGCTGCAGGTTGCAAGGTAGGGTAAACTTGCTTATAGTTAAAAATCAATCACATTGGTTTTGATTCAATATTAGTATTGTggcaaaaatacaacataatgTTATCCTAAATATTTAGGATATGACCGTTTCTGCCACATACCACAAGGGGAATTTGTCTTTCCTACTGCATTCATATGAATACCTTGCGTATGCATTATCCATCTCATCAGAATAATAGTATAAAATGTACTTTGTTTCACGAAACTTCACTATTCAACAGTGAAAGGTCGTAAACAGTGTTTTACAAAGTTCCAGTATAAAAGAcatctttgttgtcattttatagtcttaaatgtttctgtgtattATTCAAACAGATGCACAAAGATCATCAACGCAGACTCCGAGGACCCCAAATACATTATCAATGTCAAACAGTTTGCCAAGTTTGTGGTGGACCTGAGCGACCAGGTGGCCCCAACTGACATCGAGGAGGGCATGAGAGTCGGGTGAGGCACAAGTTATTTAAATGTCTCGTATGGTATTATAAAAGTAGTAGTGTCAGTCAaagtagcagtagtagtggTATTATGTCAAATGTCTTGTTAAACAATCTGCTAAATTTGGTGTCCCCTCTGTTCTTCCAGTGTTGACAGAAACAAGTATCAGATCCACATTCCTCTGCCTCCTAAAATTGACCCAACTGTCACCATGATGCAGGTATGAGTTCACTTGTGGACAT
This genomic window contains:
- the dnajc2 gene encoding dnaJ homolog subfamily C member 2, producing the protein MLLEALDGDETVVFAAAAASVQIQVEPVGRWFEAYVKRRNRNPSASFQELEEEEESSEESEDEEFQLEEYPMLRTLDPKDWKNQDHYAVLGLPHLRYKATQKQIKAAHKLIVLKHHPDKRKAAGEQIVEGDNDYFTCITKAIEILSDPVKRRAFDSVDPTFDNTVPSKSEGKENFTEVFAPVFERNARWSTKKHVPKLGTMDSSFEEVDNFYSFWYNFDSWREFSYLDEEEKEKAECRDERRWIEKQNRASRAQRKKEEMNRIRTLVDTAYSCDPRIKKFKEEEKARKESEKKAKAEAKKREQEEKERARQAELEAARLAREKEEEEAKQAAQQAKKEKEIQKKAIKKERQKLRTTCKNWNYFADNEADSVKMMEEVEKLCDRLELTSLQSLNEVLASGSKEDSKAAVEKQVQEVNAQLQREKEAEVQMRQAARSAEQASGGGGAGGKGWNEEDLQLLIKAVNLFPAGTNARWEVIANYMNLHSSSGMKRTAKDVINKAKNLQRLDPVQKDEINRKAFEKFKKEHGSVAPTIDNAVPSERFDATGGDGNAASWTTEEQKLLEQALKTYPVSTPERWEKIAAAVPGRSKKDCMKRYKELVEMVKAKKAAQEQVASKSKK